GCGGCGAGGCTGGTGGGCATGACGAATCACCGCACCATGCGCGCCATGAGCCAGGATCTCCACGGAACCCCCGACGTTCTCCAGGAGGTCGTGGTCCCGCGGCCCGAGCCGGGCCTGAACCAGATCCTCGTCGCCGTCCGCGCGGCCGGCGTCAACCCGACCGACTGGAAGCACCGTTCCGCCGGCCTGTTCCTCGACCGTCTGCCGCTCGTCCTCGGCTGGGACGTCTCCGGTGTCGTGGAGGCCGTCGGCTACGGCGTGACCGTCTTCAAGCCGGGCGACGAGGTCTTCGGGATGCTGCCCTACCCGTACGGCGTCGGCGCGCACGCCGAGTACGTGACGGGCCCCGCCCGCGCCTTCGCGCACAAGCCGGCCGGCATCGACCACGTCCAGGCCGGAGCCCTCCCGCTCGCCGCCCTCACCGCGTACCAGGCGATCGTCGACACCGCCCAGGTCGGCCCCGGACAGCGGGTCCTCGTCCACGCGGCCGCCGGCGGCGTCGGTCACCTCGCCGTCCAGATCGCCAAGTCCCGCGGCGCGTACGTCATCGGCACCGCGAGCGCCGCCAAGCACGACTTCGTCCGCTCCCTCGGCGCGGACGAGGTGATCGACTACCGCTCGGTCGACTTCGCCGAGGTCGTCGGGGACGTCGACATGGTCCTCGACGCGCTCTCCGGGGACACCCGCGTCCGTTCCCTCGACGTCCTGCGCCCCGGCGGCGTCCTCGTCTCCCTCCTCCCGGGCACCGACCCGGACGAGGCGACGAAGGCCGCGGCGCGCGGAGTGCGCGTGGAGACCCTCCTCGTGGAGGCCGACCACGCCGGTATGAACGCCGTCGCCGGTCTCGTCGCGTCCGGCGCGCTGCGCGCCCACGTCGAGGCCGTCTTCCCGCTCGCCGACGCCGCCAAGGCCCACGCCCTCGGCGAGACCGACCGCACCACGGGCAAGATCGTCCTGGTCGTGGACGGGGTGCCCGCCGCGGGCTGAGCGCCCCTCGACACAGGAAAGGCCGGCTCGGCGCTTCGCGCGCCGAGCCGGCCCTTTCCGTGTGCCCGAAGGGGCGGACGGACCGTTAGTCCGTGCCCATCTCCATCGCCGCGCGGTCGAGCATCTCGTCGTCGTCCGAGACCTCGCCGCGGGAGGCGATCGCCTCGGCGCCGCCCTCCGGCAGCTCCGTCAGGGTGCCGATCAGGCCGGTCGCGGCGGCCTGGGCGGCGCCGATGGCGGGGCTGCCCGTGCCGATCAGGCCGAGAACGGCGTACTGCTCCAGCTTGGCGCGGGAGTCGGCGATGTCGAGGTTCCGCATGGTGAGCTGGCCGATCCGGTCCACCGGGCCGAAGGCCGAGTCCTCGGTGCGCTCCATGGAGAGCTTGTCCGGGTGGTAGCTGAACGCCGGGCCCGTCGTGTCGAGGATCGAGTAGTCCTCGCCGCGCCGCAGCCGCAGCGTCACCTCGCCGGTGACGGCCGCGCCGACCCAGCGCTGGAGCGACTCGCGGACCATCAGGGCCTGCGGGTCCAGCCAGCGGCCCTCGTACATGAGACGGCCGAGACGCCGGCCCTCGTTGTGGTACTGGGCGAGGGTGTCCTCGTTGTGGATCGCGTTGACGAGCCGCTCGTAGGCCGCGTGCAGCAGGGCCATGCCGGGCGCCTCGTAGATGCCGCGGCTCTTGGCCTCGATGATCCGGTTCTCGATCTGGTCCGACATGCCCATGCCGTGGCGGCCGCCGATGGCGTTGGCCTCCATCACCAGGTCGACGGGGGAGGAGAACTCCTTGCCGTCGATGGTCACGGGCCGGCCCTGGTCGAAGCCGATCGTGACGTCCTCGGCGGCGATCTCGACCGACGGGTCCCAGAAGCGGACGCCCATGATGGGCTCGACCGTCTCCACACCGGTGTTCAGGTGCTCCAGGGTCTTCGCCTCGTGCGTGGCGCCCCAGATGTTGGCGTCGGTGGAGTACGCCTTCTCCGTGCTGTCCCGGTAGGGGAGGTCGTGGGCGACGAGCCACTCCGACATCTCCTTGCGGCCGCCGAGCTCGGTCACGAAGTCCGCGTCGAGCCACGGCTTGTAGATCCGCAGGTGGGGGTTGGCCAGCAGGCCGTACCGGTAGAACCGCTCGATGTCGTTGCCCTTGAACGTCGAGCCGTCGCCCCAGATCTGGACGTCGTCCTCGAGCATCGCCCGGACCAGCAGGGTGCCGGTGACGGCACGGCCGAGCGGCGTGGTGTTGAAGTAGGCGCGGCCGCCCGAGCGGATGTGGAACGCGCCGCAGGTGAGCGCGGCCAGGCCTTCCTCGACCAGCGCGGCGCGGCAGTCGACCAGGCGGGCGATCTCGGCGCCGTACGCCTTCGCACGGCCGGGCACCGAGGCGATGTCGGGCTCGTCGTACTGGCCGATGTCGGCGGTGTACGTGCACGGGACGGCGCCCTTGTCACGCATCCACGCGACCGCGACCGAGGTGTCGAGGCCGCCCGAGAAGGCGATGCCGACGCGCTCGCCGGCCGGAAGGGAGGTAAGGACCTTAGACATAGGAAGAGTATGCATGATCCTGCATGGTCATGCAACGTGGGGTCCGCGTGAAGATCGGCGCCGCGTGGGCTTACCCCTGGTACGGTCCCTCACCGACCGGTACTCCGCAACGGGAGCCACCGGCGTCCTGGGAGGGGTGGAGAGGGTGCAGCGAACGGCCGGGGTACTGACCGAGGAACTCGCCGAGGCGATACGCGGAACCGCCGAGGACATCGCGAAAGTCCTGCGCGCACCGCAGGGCGGGGGCGTCGGGCACCGCGGCGGTCTGCCGGTTCCCCGGTCCGTCTGGACGGTCGGCGAGGCCGCCGCACACCTGGCCCAGGCGAACGCCCTCATGGCCGACCTCGCCGCC
The sequence above is a segment of the Streptomyces sp. NBC_01255 genome. Coding sequences within it:
- a CDS encoding NADP-dependent oxidoreductase encodes the protein MRAMSQDLHGTPDVLQEVVVPRPEPGLNQILVAVRAAGVNPTDWKHRSAGLFLDRLPLVLGWDVSGVVEAVGYGVTVFKPGDEVFGMLPYPYGVGAHAEYVTGPARAFAHKPAGIDHVQAGALPLAALTAYQAIVDTAQVGPGQRVLVHAAAGGVGHLAVQIAKSRGAYVIGTASAAKHDFVRSLGADEVIDYRSVDFAEVVGDVDMVLDALSGDTRVRSLDVLRPGGVLVSLLPGTDPDEATKAAARGVRVETLLVEADHAGMNAVAGLVASGALRAHVEAVFPLADAAKAHALGETDRTTGKIVLVVDGVPAAG
- the argG gene encoding argininosuccinate synthase, whose translation is MSKVLTSLPAGERVGIAFSGGLDTSVAVAWMRDKGAVPCTYTADIGQYDEPDIASVPGRAKAYGAEIARLVDCRAALVEEGLAALTCGAFHIRSGGRAYFNTTPLGRAVTGTLLVRAMLEDDVQIWGDGSTFKGNDIERFYRYGLLANPHLRIYKPWLDADFVTELGGRKEMSEWLVAHDLPYRDSTEKAYSTDANIWGATHEAKTLEHLNTGVETVEPIMGVRFWDPSVEIAAEDVTIGFDQGRPVTIDGKEFSSPVDLVMEANAIGGRHGMGMSDQIENRIIEAKSRGIYEAPGMALLHAAYERLVNAIHNEDTLAQYHNEGRRLGRLMYEGRWLDPQALMVRESLQRWVGAAVTGEVTLRLRRGEDYSILDTTGPAFSYHPDKLSMERTEDSAFGPVDRIGQLTMRNLDIADSRAKLEQYAVLGLIGTGSPAIGAAQAAATGLIGTLTELPEGGAEAIASRGEVSDDDEMLDRAAMEMGTD